gtaatttacaactttgaTTATCTATTGACAGAGGAATGTTGAAGACATAAGCGGTGGTGACTTTGGGAAGTCGTTGGAGGTGAGTCTTAAAGAAGCTGAACTTGACATAGAGCGAGTCATTGATCCAGCCAGTGGGGTTTCAGCATCTGCACTATATGAGTATGTGCCAGCGACCCGTCTCAAAGGCATGGAAGACTGGATTGCAGAGTCGCACCATTATCGATATTACAGGAAAGACGTGGACTTTCCTGTCCGTGTGGAGAATGAGTATAATCTTTTATTTCCTGAACACCTACAGGTGAAGTACTGCTGTTGTTTTATGTATTGTACGATATCCTgattttgttgttaaaaatttAACTGTATTACTTTTCTCATGAACCAGAAATTAATTCGAAGTATAGTACCAAGGTATTACTAACACAATTTTAAGGGGCTCCAGAATAGCCTGTCTCTATAATGCTAAAATGATGCTTATAAAGTGCAAGTTTTCTCAGAATCTATGTGGAGTTGGTAGCTGAAATTCTTACAGGTCATTTATGAGAGTATTGGCTTTAATTTAACACAGGGATTTTTATATGTCTGGTGTCATTggataaatacaatttttttaattgtgtaattaatttttactcccatttttgtgatatttatacatgtaatttcaatcattattattaaaaaaaaatggccaTGTCTAATTGACCACAAAGGTCTTTTAAACATGCAgctgtaattttcaaaattgttaagTTATATATGAAACTTTTGGGAAATACAGTAACTTGATTAGAAAATAAACTACTATGACGTAGTAGTTGGTAGCTTTTAACTTTTTAGATTAACCTAAATTAACAAATGCTTCTTTGTTTTAGGTGCTTTCATTCGAGCGGGGAAATATATCTTCTTTCCCACCACCAAAACGTGGATCCACTGGAGTTCTTAGTAAGAAATGTTTGAATATAGACAATTTACAGAATTGCTTATAATTAATTCTTTCAAAAAGTACTTATGGTAACTTTTGCATAACAATATTCTTACTATTTTACAGAAGTGTAATCTTCTAAATGCTGTATTACACATGCTATAAGCTGGtcacaataattattaaattaaatttattaattattaaacatttcgtagaagtAGGTAATGCTGAATCTATAATGAAGTGTTTCATATTTTCTAGATGTGATGTACTACTGTTCTTTGCTGTTCCATCTCCTCTATATCCTTGTTAGTAAACTGTTTCTCTATTTAGTGTATCCGACTTTTGAGCTAGCAAGTGATTTCTCACCAAAGGAACCAGGTTTCGATCTCAGGTATGTCCCGAAATTTTCGGTGGACATATTGCGTGTGGAGAATATTTCTCTTACCAGTCCTATTTCACAAACATTATTACTGTTGTAGGCTACTTTCATTAGGAatctgaatagcctctgtagtttaaaataattactaagtAAAGAACTCCTCTTCCTTCCTCCAGATGCGTTTCCCATTTCATTTAGGTACCATTAgcctatttgaaatttgaataacatttctttatttctttctttcctctgtgATGATTATTTACTGTAAACAGAAGgtttattgaagaattctttgattaataatttatttatttaatctgacaggattaaggccataaggccttctcttccatcctacaagatagcacatataaatacaaaaaagaaatacaagcactgatgaaaataatacagattaagttaaagccctatagagggtcaacagagtcaaaagaacactatagagctcccatcgagctaatacaagaaaaaaagaaagaaaacagagatagcaatgatgatattgaataactgacaataataataataataataacaacaacaacagcagcagcagcagcagcagcagcagcagcagcagcaacaacaacaacaacaacaacaacaacaacaacaacaacaacaacaacaacaacaataataattttcaattttacaacagcatagttacaatatttactatatgtcatgggttaatgTGAAGTTGCACAatctgacatgtgttcaacaagcaattccacgaactagaatgtgattttgtaatttaaatttgaattttgatattgtccgacagtctctgacatggtcagggagagaattccagaggtgtGGAATAGatatatgctgaaagatgatgagttagaaggatgttctgtgcagaggaatagagagaaggtacatgttccgggttcaaggtagtgaaaggtaaacaaaacgagatgctaggtaagagggtgtggaggtgtggatgattttaaatagtaataagagagagttgaagagtggagtccaagacaacaattctagtgacggtgttacatgatcgaattttctaatgttacaaacgaaacgaacgcagatattgtgaacacgctgtagtctatgggcaagatcagtatttagattcgtgataatcgaagtggggcatcactaaagtttggatcaggttctttttaaggctgagaggtaaaacgttggttaagtgtttgagggaatgaattatggaaaaagttttcttacatatgtaggtcacttgactttgaaaatttagatttgaatctaaatatcccctaaattttttactgttttactatatgtaattgtagtattatttatttttgtatttgatacagtggctagatctattttgtttgatgctcgttggtggcccattattatagcttgtgatttgtctggatttagtctgagtccaaatttttgcacccattgagctacagatgctagatcttcattaattctggacccagagtcattgattgtacaagttcgggaatgattgtaaagttgtaagtcgtcagcgtataggtggtgttttgaatattttaagatctttgttacgtcgtttatataaagcgtaaaaagtaatggcccaaGAACCGAGCCCTGAGGGATTCTGGCCTTGACGGTTACGCCAATTGGAAGAATGACCACCGGCTgatacacattgttgacgttcgcgaaggtaggaatcgAACCAAGCAACGGCACTGTTAGAAAGATTGTAGTTTTTTAGTTTACATAAAAGGAGATCTGTGTCAACTGTGTCGAAAGCCTTGCTGAAgtctagtaatgtcagtagtgttaattcTCCTCTGTCGCTAGCTTCTCGAGTGTcttcaatcacttttaaaagggcagtagtagtattatgtcCTGCACGGAAACCAGATTGGTAGTCGTCAAGTAAGCAATGCTCATTGAGGTAGTCAGTCAGTTGCTTATGTACTACGCGCTCCAGTGCTTTTGACAGAGCTGGTAAGATGCTAATTGGTCTGTAGTCGTTTGGGGAtttaggaattttatttttcgggATAGGTCTAATGAGGGCTTGTTTCCAAAGTCAAGGATATGTAgaggttatgagtgaggcgttaaaAATGTGGGTCAAGGTTGGTAGTATTACGTCAATAATTTTCTGGAGCAGTTTTATTCCAATCCGATCTGATCCTTCAGCTTTGGTCGAAATACGCTTTATTGCCTTCTTTACGTCATCATGTGAGCGGTATAGCTAGTCAGTTAATTCTGTTATCACTTTCTTGTATTTTCTTCTGTACCAGTTTCTGAATTCACAACATACTGTTTGATTTTTGGTGAATAAGGCTGGCATTGAGACtgattttcttctctttttctgtgCTACAACTTCTCTCTTagaaaagcagtttggcttcaggaagggaaaaggtacgataGATGCAACTGGACTGCTACAAACAATCAGCGAAaaatatctagagaagaataaagaagtgtatatagtatttgtggacttagaaaaggcttttgacagagtggaataaactgatggtgatcctaaaaaaaattggtgtggattggaaagaaagaaggctcttcagtaatctttatatgaaacaacgaatcaaagtcaagataggagaagaaatgtcaaggaagtgaaatagggagaggaatacgtcaaggatgcccctaatcacctaccctgttcaacattgacttggaggatttagtgaagaacttgtttcagaatatgggaggagtgatgataggaggaagaagaatgaagtgcataagatttgctgatgatatggcgttgttagcagaagaggagacgatactaagggatatgctactggagctaaatgacagctgtgagcaatatggaatgaaaataaatgcaaataacacgaagaccatggtcataggaagaaaaataaagaaggtaaacttgcgaattcaaaatgaggcactagagcaagtgaacagtttgaaatacttggagtatactataagcagtaacatgaactgctgccaggaagttaaaatgaggatagcaatggccaaggaagcttttaacagaaaaagcatcttctgcggacctctggaaaaagaactaaggaagagactagtgaagtgctttgtgtggaatgtggcattgtatgggacagaaacatggatattacgacgaagtgaagagaaacgactagaagtatttgaaatgtggatatggaggagaatggagcatATGAAATGGAATGAATAAGCAAAACATATGGTTCAGGAAGAACCCATGTTAGTGCTGCTTACCTTGTAGCCTTCCCGCCTCGAATTTTTGTTGACATGAAGCAGTCATTTTCTTTTATGAAAGTAGTtaccatatattatataaatttacgtGTGGTACATTATCGTAGGATTGTTAGGTATTTTCTGAGTCCTTCATCAACCCTCTCTTTAGTGTCGGACATGAGAAAAATAGCTATGCAGCTGACAATGCAATCAGAAAGCCAACTAGATGATTATGACTGTCTTCACAGGTATATAGAGATTTTGTGCTATAACGTCATATCCATttccaaataatttataaaaagaacatttaaaaatatactattttgtgtaataaagatatatttaaaagaacatttacctttccTCCATAATTAAGAACTGTAGAatcgatttaaaaataaaattatataatgcaaGTTCTCCATTTATGTTACTCTGTTTTCTTCTTGCTTATGCCCTGCAGTttcgaaaaattaaaaatacattgtcTAAAACTAATACCGATTTACTTTCCTTGAATAATCTATGTTCACTTGGGTGTTACAGACTATTATCTTCTGAATGGTGCTTCACTATTGCCAGTACTGGCACTAGATTTGAATCCAGGTGACCACGTATTGGACATGTGTGCTGCTCCTGGAGGAAAATCTCTTCTCATGTTGCAGACTTTGTTTCCAGGTTTGTTTTGAAACTTCAGTGTTTCATTGTCAAGATGCCTTTGCATGCTAAAATTTGATAACATAAGTGGAATACCCAAGTGTTGTTTCTAAGCTCCTCTTGCATTAATtgttttacattaaattattttattaatacggtTTTTATTTTAGTGAATTTACGTCAGATATGTAAAACAATTCTGTGGTTCAAGGTTTTGTGTTTTTGCGCCATCTTATAGATGCAGAAAATCCAACATTTTACAGTTCATGATGAGGGAAGGCAAGAAAAAATGAACCTATCTGTTGGGTCCGTAACCAAGAACTATTCTCTAGGACTGGACTAACTCTTGGTAATATATTCAGTAAATAGGTTCAATTTTTCCTGCCTTTGCTAATAATAGATCCAACACGTAGTTATGTAACATTGGATATTTTTACATATGACAATGGTGATGAAGTTATAAAATGTGGTATGCCTACAGTTGTGTTAAAATCATTAGCTTTAGAAATAATTGATAAAAGATTTCCTATACTCAGCACATtttgaactggcggatcaaggtcacacACAAACCACGcatgagtcactgaactgaaaactgtgagcTGAAGTACTGATAATCTCGCTGTAcaagctgactttagttgaggagaatggtgcAGGAATGGGGTAAGCACTCATGACAAATGCAGTCCATTACTTGACCTTGATCCACCAGTTCGAAATGAGTTGACAATAGTCATGAATGGTTTCATATTTTTACTGAGGATCTTTTTTATCTACTCAAAATGTTGCTGGTACCCTGGAGCTACATGTAAACTTTTTCCATTCTACAAATCTGTGGGATATGGTACTAcaaattttgatggtgaaatcgaAGCAATGCTATAAAATCTTCTATATCGTATTACTCTGTTCAGTCAAGCAGTTATACTTTCAGATTCAAGAACAGAAGCCTAATATTGGACATAACTTAGTGTCCTCTTGTATACTTGTAATCTCGAATATTTAAAATATCTCCCCttttattttttaagcaattcTCGTGTGCAATGATAACCAAGAATCCAGAACAAATCGAATCAATGCAGTCCTCAAGCAGTACCTCTATGACCTGGACAAGTGGAAGAACCAGCTGTTTGTTACACACAAAGATGGCAGAGACATCAATGAAGTTGGTATATACAATAAGGTAAGTATCTTTTATGTAATCACACGTCATTTGTTAAGTGtcgaatttaaaaagaaatcatcCGGTCAAGAAGGTTAAGAAATATTCGtcctgaaatgttacattatgaGAATCTAGACATTAAAAACGACTTGATCGCATTTTCTTTTATGTAGTTATGTCACTCATTTAATTCTGAACTGACTGCTAGTGAGATTGTGCATACGCTaccattatttaatttactttttggcCATAAACTGGTCACTTACAGTAAGATGATACaatgtgagtttttttttttgaaaggtacccacatatttcatatttttaaatttaggtaCATTTTTCTCAGAATGCATTATGAAAGTAAGACAATGAGTAGTTAATTTTCTTGGATTGTGGGGTGGGGGGGCAGCAGGTTAATTTAGAAAGctaaaaatataagtatataaataatatgtaCTGTAATCTGACTAGGATCTCATCATTGCATCGTTTTATGGATACATACTTCATTATCTCGttactaagggccgtattcatagacatttttagtgtgggcttctggtggatgatcagcgtttttcgtattcataaaccagtgttactgataggatatgatttgaattctgtacaagcaaccagtggatagccgggactagcttagtacactcgtagcgtgtgctgcaaaatgtctatgaatatggcccaaaaGTTTTAAGGTTCTGTGTCCCATAtgttcagatataggcctatgtacagtagtggcaaaaaaaaccggactgaccattgtagctgatttcagagccttgctcactccagagcacgatagactggtaactaagactttcgtggttcgaatcctgcctgggaagaaaacttttttttgttcctcattcaagtttattcccaatacttttcgattgcagtgatattttactacttaattaacttattattcccagaacatgaattttaccagcaatcgaaaagtattgggaataaatttgaataaggacaaaaaaagtttccttcccaggcagcatTCGAACCACTTaagtcttagttgccagtctatcgtgctctgagtgaacaaggctctgaaatcagctacaagggtcggtccggtttttttttttttttttttttccactactataCTTAAGTTTCAAATTTTGTGTACTTAAATTTTGAATCTGActgattttgttttattcaaaCTTGAAaccatataaaatttttcagtataaTTACTGCCACAGCTTTTCAGATTCTGCTTATATATGTGTCCCAAGCTGGTaacatgtaaaattatatttgtgttacACTCCATAAGAGCTTGTAAGCCACAGCTTAgcatttttatgttttctttacaGATTTTAGTTGATGTGCCTTGCACAGTAGACAGACATAGTCTACATgagaatgaaaataacattttcaagccaacaagaacgaaagaaagactCATGATACCAGAAATGCAGGCTGCTCTTTTGAGGTAATGGATCACATTACATTTGGAATCAGTGTCAAGTCTCTGCATACTCGAATATCATCCTGTTGACATTTTTACGTCTCTACAGTACTATTTTCGAATGTTGGGATCTGGCAGTTTGACAGTTGCTGTGAATcagtcttttcttctcttttctttattcCCACTaattaattgttccttttatctAATTTTACTGAAATAGTGGCATATGAAGAAACCTTGTTATTTATCTGAAGTTCGTGGATTCAAACCCAGGCCAGAGGGATGATTTTTGTAGCACAATAAAAATCCTTGGCATAGCTTCCTTTGGAACATAAGTGTCAACAGGTCTCGTGTCTTAAATTAACAGCATGTTAAAGAACCTTCAACCAGGCAAAATTACTGGCTACATAGTCCTAATTGATAAAGTTCCTTGTTTGTGAACAGTGTCTCTTTCTGTAAGCCAACACCTCAATTAAGACTGCACATCACACACCTAGTAAAATACTGTTGtaagtcgaaaatcacatattacttccGTAAATTTTTTCCGCTCTTTTACTAGTTGGagttatgaaattctaataataaagtaGTAAATTATCCCAGGTTtcggtacctatttattaaaatatttttgtgcgagatcgtgcgtatttgcttgttttccgcacagaaccaatacgcggtaagtgtgaaataccacattcagtattcccaacgtaacacacataacaatttccctcttcttaccgcttaagcgcgacattcattttactgctttaggcttttaacatattatttttagagacgtttaacatagtaataattataaattggaaacttaccactgcaatttcacctaaattgcactgttaattactctttttaaatatttgcaaaaattaagtaaagtctactactccacgaaagctattatattcctgatacaaataacattaaggaagccgtgaaaaaatcaacaagactccagatgccgatgttattactgcaatatgttatataaataatattgttaaaatattaaaatgaaaaataaatcattacatagccttaccgtttgttttaagttcgcatttatagactgggggaaaaaaaagacagacgtatatcacggcctgctggagtatagatatttttgttttctaaagttgccgtcattaaacagaaaccaagatggagatttcattgcaactaattagaaattcgtctttcaggtatgtaataaacgatcttcgcacaaaataatgtacgatacacgagcgatatgtttgttttcatgttctcggaaattagaaaagctcaactacgtttcgctttttcaatctcttcctcgaacatgaaaacgtcaacatactgctcttgtaacgtatattactattacagcagtgttttactaggaaataccatagctttacaaatcacaattttcgagttacggcACTATTTTACTGAGAGTGTGACATGTCCATGCAAAAGTCTCTTGAGACCACAGAGGTCTTTGGCatacaaaagagaaaacaaaatagaaaaagtgTTAAAACATTCTAAGGCTACATTTTTCAAGGAaccgaagtaaaaaaaaaaaaagagacttaaataaaatatgacttgCATTAGATTTAGGAAACCGAGTGACACGGATTAAATTTTATACCGAAGTAGTAACCAGTTTTAGGCAGTATTAAAGTAATCTAAATGGTACTGCAACACAAACACTTCTATTTTTTCAGTAATGCTCTGAAGCTGGTGCAGCCTGGTGGCACTGTGGTGTATTCAACATGCTCACTGTCACCTATTCAGAATGACGGCGTAGTGCACATGGCTTTGCGCAAGGTGTGGGAAGAGACAGATGTAGAAATTGTAGTCAAGTAAGTATGCTGAGACtgctttcattttatattaaatacagGGCTACTTCTTTTAGTTCTGTCCTTTtattttaaagttgctaattcCACTGGCAGCAAAATTAGGACATTCAgatgtttaaattcaatttaacatTCTTATTTAACAATTCTTTTAAACGACAGTGGCTATTTAGTGACGGTaatatgataattttaagtaaatgTTTAACGTACTTCTCCAACTATGGGAGCTATTCACAAACGACAGTGtgataaattgtaattataactCTTCAAAcctgaatcacgtaaagtgaagtgggtaggcattggatatctAATATATCTTTTCCAaatacagaggctattcacatATGATACGATgacaattgtaattatttaaggcCCCTTGTAAACTAGAAGCTATTCAGATACTATAAgaggaaataattgtaatttttaacatttcgtttaaactgcagtataatttaagtgttcgtgtaggcttccgcggctggtgaacatggtgtgtggataagcttcagggcttctaccgcgttgtcttggtgttggtggctgacgtttcgactgctgtgttgtggccatcttcagagcagttgttggataaggaaatagtcgaaaaaaaaatcgaaaaatcgaaggagaattgggaggaaaatttaaaaggtacgcaaaacgcgtccttgcaaggggttgggggctgtacaaaactaaatatgtgagctccaagcctgttggccactagtctcactccgggttacgctgctcccctgaaggagctctagaaaattttgaaggggtagccgaaattggacgtaacctcttaggtaccacatacgcgaggggggctgagactgatcaattgatcacggaacggggcgaggaggagttggctggtgtgtgccgttaggatggcaagacgccgtcatctgttgttcgatgacaaagcaggtgaaggccgtcggaagaagcgccgtgaaatctaaactgcaatttgagaggtccctgtcctttcaatttgcgacttattgagtgacctcgtatgtttaatataccattaatattatctgaaatagggcatacataatttataagaaaggtggaatatatatggggaagggcatataggtccgtggcccatttcttatagggctcatcccgacatttgtcttacgcctgaggaaaaccacggaataccttaggcaggatgagttgtctcatataagagactagccaatttggctattatgttggaggtcatgagccttgttgatttgtctcaatttcgagaccagccatttggctatatgatggctcaattgcgaagaggggggagagatgtgattgttaattagggggattcatggggatatgagtgcaggtccgtggcccatttcttttagggcttatcccgacatttgtcttagcgccttaggaaaaccacggaaaaaccttaggcaggatgagttgtctcaatatcagagactagccagttggctcttaggttgaatgactctatgaatcgatggatatatactagccaattggctctattagatttccatcgatcaacaaaagtagataatgttatggagggattttgtttagcccagttaagacaaggtcattttacagcggttgcactatccaaggagtctcatggagttgagtcgtagctaccaaaacctgggagtagcgccagcctccctgtcctcctgtctcaatagtatagctaatggacctgtctggtgtctacgccgtaacctaggatcatactggccgaggccagatatgagcgggtt
This region of Periplaneta americana isolate PAMFEO1 chromosome 13, P.americana_PAMFEO1_priV1, whole genome shotgun sequence genomic DNA includes:
- the l(2)10685 gene encoding 5-methylcytosine rRNA methyltransferase NSUN4 — encoded protein: MYASAYVTNTNCSRVFYRVSMFIQKRWKSKKDRKSMKKYSVDRALEHFDDFYKTVYGNRWPSIRLALLSPHKYCAVINNYGDSDVAMSDLQNIGALNVRTLIELEKENIQNRKKEERRNRDLEKIFRLDKKLEDVMISKEREELKSLYPQTEETECSTLPSEISATSGSTYSNISHEAQSSTNTNRNVEDISGGDFGKSLEVSLKEAELDIERVIDPASGVSASALYEYVPATRLKGMEDWIAESHHYRYYRKDVDFPVRVENEYNLLFPEHLQVLSFERGNISSFPPPKRGSTGVLNYYLLNGASLLPVLALDLNPGDHVLDMCAAPGGKSLLMLQTLFPAILVCNDNQESRTNRINAVLKQYLYDLDKWKNQLFVTHKDGRDINEVGIYNKILVDVPCTVDRHSLHENENNIFKPTRTKERLMIPEMQAALLSNALKLVQPGGTVVYSTCSLSPIQNDGVVHMALRKVWEETDVEIVVKDLTAALEPTQCLFKLGHDFGLKYGHLVLPFLPCNFGPMYFCKLVRTK